GCGCCAGATCGCAGGCGATGGAGAATCCTTCTGGCGTCGCAGAAAATGAAAACGATTTTTCCGCTTTCCATTGGCCGTCACTTGTCGCGGCTTCCAAGGCCAATTTTGCGGCGGTAGCGGCCTTTACATGATAGGCGCCACCAGCAAGGCCAGCGTCTTCACCCAGGCGCAGATTTTCGTAATCCTCCTGCGATCTTTGCGGCGGAAACAGCATGGTGCGAAACGAATGGCGGGGCCAGCGGTCGTACTTCAATTTTTTTTCGAGGCCGGGCTCCTTGACGCGCACCTGATCGTGAATCGATTCGACGCGGCCGCTTGCGGCGCTCGCCTGCGCGAGGCGCGTGTGATAGGCCTCAGGACGGCGCATCATAGAATTGATGAGGGTGACGCCACGCGGGCGAAAATCAATGGCTTCGACGGTGGCTCCGTCGGCGGGCGAAATCAGGACGGCGGCACGGTTCGTCGTGATGTAAAACTCGTCACGGCCATCGCAATCGAGATCGAAATGCTCAAGCTCCGCAAAATCGCCACTGGGACGCGCAGCTGCATCGGCAAAAGTTTCCGAGCGAACGAGCGGCTGCCACACGGCGGTACGCAGATGCGGCGCGTAAAGGCCACCGAAAACGCCGTGCCAGTAAGCGTCATTGGCTTGCGCGCGAAGCAAATCGGTCTTCGCGTCCTGGAGCTGAATCGATGATTTAGCGGCTGCTCCGAGCTTCGCTTCCGCTTGTTTCAACTTGCGCGACGCGAGGATGACTTTTTTTTGCATCAGATTGGCTTCGGCATATTTCGTCAGAAAGCCCCGCCAAAAGCCGCCGCGCAAGAAGGCGCTGACGTCGGGGCGCGAGGCGAATTCGCGCTCGACGGCCTGATAACGAAGGCGCGCAGAAGTCGGCAAAGCCCATTCCATCATTTCGGCGTAGGAACATGTGGGCAAATCGGCGCGACCGATGGGCTCATGCGCGGAAAGCGCTTCGCCCGGCGGCACGGTGGCGAGCCAATCGTGATTCGCTTCGAGAGCGTTGAAAAACCGAACGAGCCAGCCGTTTTTATAACAATGATCGTGCGTGCCGGGCCAGACTCCGAATTTTTCCATGTCGTCGCCCATGGCGGCAAAACCGCCGGGGCGTTCGCTGGCAGCCTGGCGGAAGAAGCCGATGACCTCTTCGGGATCGCGATACGGAATGAGATAACGGAGCGCTTTCAGACCGGGAATCAATTGCACGGAGTGGCCCTGATCTTCGGCGATAAAACTTCCAAACAACTGGCCGGGATCGAACCCGGCGCTGAGGAAGTGATTATCGTCAACGAGTGTGTATTTCACCCCCGCAGAGGCGAGCAAAGAAGGCAACTGCGGCTCCCAAACGCGTTCGGCGAGCCACGCTCCGCGCGGACGTTTGCCGAAATGCTGCGCGAGATACGCTGCCAGACGCTCCAACTGTTCGCGCGCGTCTTCCGCCGGAACAGCGATGAGGATGGGTTCGTAAAAGCCGCCGCCGATCATTTCGACCTGACCGCGCGCGACGAGCTTGTTCAAGTCGGCGAAATATTCGGGATGCTTCGCTTCGATCCATTCGAGCAAGCCGCCGGAAAAATGCAAACCAACGCGAATCAGGGGATGCTGGGACAACAATTGCACGAAGGGAAGATAAGAGGATTGATACGCGCGCTCGATGACGTCATCGAAATTTCCGACGGGCTGATGTGCATGGATGAGAAGAACGACACTGAAACGGGACACGAAGACGCTCCACAAAGAACTTTCAGGATACACAGCTTGCGCGGCTCTTTCCACCGACCGTGCGATGAACCATGAGCGCTAAGATTGCGACTGCCTCGCCACGTACAAAAGTCAGCCGGCGCGACCCGACCGCGTCTCGCGCGCGCCCGCGTAAAGCTTCAGACGCTGCGCCTGCTTCGCGACGGCCTCGGAAATTGCAGCGTCCGAGGCAGTGGCCGGCGCGTAGATTACCGTGAGCATTTCGCTCACTCCTTCGATGACTTGAGTGCGCGTTGAGTCACTGATGGGGCTGCCGAATGGCCCCACCGCATCGGCGAGCACAGGACGTCCGGCGAGATGCCAAACGCGGCGGCCAATGCCTTCGTACGTTTCGCCATTTGCGCCGAGGCGCAAACATACAGGCGGCTGAATGGCTATGCGGTTATAGACGCTATAGGGCCAGCCCGTTTCGATGGAGCCCAGATTGCTGAGATCCACGATATTGGAAACGTTGTAGAGCCCCTTGCCCTGCACGACGCGGCGCAGCAATGCTTCCGCAGACGGACGATATTTGGATGCATCGACGCCCCAGCGACGAAACATGGCGCGCACGGCAACGACGGATTCCGATTCGGCGAGCGATTCGAGCGTGAATTTGCGGCGGAGGCTTTCGCAAACGGCGCCGATTTCGCGAACGAGCTCGGGGCCAGCGGGGCTGACTGCGGCGCCATCCGCTTCCACGATGCCGAGCTTCACGGCGGGAATTTGAATTTCGATGTCCGTCATTTTTCCTGGAAACCACCTTCGGGAGAAAACGATTTGCTACTATAAGCGCGCCAGCACTTCATGCCAGGTATTTTCACAATTTCACGCGCAATCGAATTCGAAAAGTTCCAGCGAGGAATTGCCCTGTTCAATTCCGGCGAATTTTTCCAGGCGCACGAAGCCTGGGAGGAAATCTGGCTGGTCTCCGCTGAACCTGAAAAAACATTCCTTCAGGGGCTCATTCAGCTCGCGGCGGCATTTCATCACTGCCATCGCGGGAACTTCACAGGGATGAAGTCGCTGCTTGAAGCCGGACTCGCCAAACTCGAAACATTTCCTGCCGCCTGCCAGGGGATTTGCCTTGCTGCATTGCGGCGCGACGCAAGAAACTGGAGCGCCAGCCTGCAACGAGGCGAGAAGAAAACGCGGCGCGGATTTCCTCAAATCCAACTGGCGCGCGAAACAAAACGAGCCGGACGCCATAGCCGCAAATCAACAAGCGGAGCGGAGCGGCGCGGGCGTTAGTCGTCGACGATCAACTCGCCCTTCATGCCCATGTGTCCGAGACCACAAAAAACACAACATTTGAAGGAATAACTGCCCGCGGTGTGGGCGACAAACTCGATAGTGGTCACCTGGCCTTTCGGCAAGCGGTAGCAATCCTCCGGGTCGGAGAATTCCAGGCCGGGTGCGCCCTTTGCTTCGGCGCCGTCAGGATAGACGTTGATCTTAAATCCGTGAATGTGATCGAGCGCCTTGATGCGCAATTGGACCTTCATTCCCCTTTTCACGTGTATCGTCGACGGCGTGTATTTGTATTTCCTCGCCGTCATGTCGATGACCTGGACGTTAGGCGCCTGCGCGGGAGCAGGTTGCTGCTCGTTTGAAACGGCTCCGGCGGCGAAGATACCTACGGCCGCCGCGCACAGAAATAAGCGAGAGAGTATGCTCAATGCCCGCCCCCTATCCTCACACCTAAAAGCATCCCATACGATGCCGCATCCGCCTGCGGCGCGCAAGAGAATTTCCGTTAACATAAAGCAGACAGGAGGGTTGGAGAATATCGAGCCGGAGCGAACCGGCCGCGACGGAAAAGTTTTACGAACCGCCACCCGAAGCCGGGTAAGTTGACAGCCGCGGATGCGCTGTGGAATCCTTTCGAACGGGCATTTGCGATGCGAATCAGCGCCAAGGGCGAGTATGCAGCGAAGGCTGTGCTCTACCTCAGCTTGAAACGTCCTAAGGTTGTCACCATCCACGAGATCGCGGAGAACCACGACATTCCGCTGAAATATCTGGAACAAATCCTGCTGATTCTAAAGCGAGCGCAACTGCTGGAAAGCCATCGCGGCGTGCACGGCGGTTACACACTGGCTCGGAGGCCCGAGGAAATTTCCATCGGCGAAGTGCTGCGCGCGGTGGACGGCAAATTTTCGCGGTCGAGCTGCCTGAAAATCGATTTGCAGAACCACCATTCCTGCCCGGAAGTGAATTCGTGCGGGCTAAAACAAGTGTGGCAGGACGTGCACTCGGCCGTGGAAAAAATTCTTTTCGAAACGACGTTCGATGAGCTCCGCAAGCGCACGCTCGGTGGAGTGGCGCGCGAAGGCGAATACGTGGCGTTCGAGATTTAGGCAACCGGCTGCGATGGCGGCTTCACGCCCTCTACACAAATTCCCCCGCCATTTAGAATCCGGCTCGGGTTCTCCACTTTCCCGATATCATCAATTCGGCTGTTGTGACAGTCCTTAGATTGAACTTCCACGAATCCTTCCGTTTGAAACAGAGCGACGAGCGAATCGGTGTCATACATCCACTTGTGTGAATGGAAATCCTGCCAGGAGCTGTAAATCCGATATAGCAAACCGTTCTTGCCCGGCGTCGGCCAACGCATCAATAACCGTTGGTTGAGCCGATCCGCAGGATTCAGAGATGCGAGATCGTCCGACAGTTGTCCAAACGGACGTTCTCCCAGATACTCCCGCACGATTGCATTCAGGTCCGGTACCACCACACGCAATATCCCCGAGCTGGCAAGAACTCGGAAAGACTCCCTAATCAAGCTTCTGCCCTCTTCAACATAGAGATGCTCAAGAACATGGGAAGCATATACGGCACTTACCGAATCATCCGGGAACGGCAGAGGCTTCCGAATATCGTGTATGAAGATTTTCGAGTCCCACGGAATCTCGGACTTATCTCTCGCGATGATATGCAACGAGGAAAGCAAGCGTCGGAGCGCCGGATATCTGGCGAGCCTCGCATTCCACGACCCGTCCACATTGACCCATTCATCCGCAACCTGCAGCCCACAGCCCAAGTTAAGTCGAAGAAGGTCTTTCGGGCGTGGCATTCAATTCTCGCTTAGTCATTAAGAAGAATTTGCCTTGGAGATGGGCAATGTCGGATAACCAGCGAAGAAATTAACCGGAATTTTCTCATTTCCTTCAAAAGCGGCTCTGACTATACGCCTGTTCCACTCGCGCGCATAGAGTGAAAAAATCTTCCTGGAAAAACTCGGCGAAGCGCGAAAAATATGAGGCCGATTAAGATTCGCGGGATGTGCGAGCTTTCTTGCGATACAGTGTTCGAGGGCGGTGTGGATGCTATCTGTGGTCACCAGTTTGTTGCTATTTTGGGGCATCGGCCCAATTCAGCATTTAGCGCAAAAGGCGCACCGATTCTTGCATTCACTGGGGCGAATCTCGTGATGCAATCGAATCTAAGATCCGTTTCAACGGTTCCTGAATCCGGCTGGATTCTTTATGACGGCGATTGCGGATTTTGCTACTGGTGGGTTCACGTTTGGGAGAAGACAATCGCCAAGCGCGGATTCGCGCTGAAAGATCTGCAAAGCGCAGCGGCCGATGGCACGCTGAAGATTTCGGACGAAAAACTGCTTGACGATATTCGCGTGCAGACGCGCGACGGGCATGTGGAATCGGGCGCGGATGCGTATCTTTACGTGACGCGGCGAATCTGGTGGGCGTGGCCATTCTATGCGATCTTTAGCCTACCGGGATTCCACTGGGTGCTGTGGCGAGGCTACCGGTGGTTCAACCGCAATCGCTACCGATTTTCGCGGCAGTGTCCGCTACCGCCAACGGCGCAGAAATGAACGCGTGGCTTAGGCTCGCCGCTTCGCGCGGCCGCCGCCCTTGGCGAGAATCGCTTCGATTTGCTTCATGTGGTTGATGTCGTGACAGGCGAAATGCCTGGCTATGGTGCGAATTCCCTCTTCGCCACGCTCCGAGTGCACGCCATAGAGATCCCACTGCGCGCTATCGAGATGCTTCAGCAGGCCGAGGTTCGCTTCGCGAATGGTGCAAAATAATTCGAGCGATTTCTTGGCATCGCGCCTGGCGTACTTGCCTGTTTCGGCCCACTTGTCTTGATCGAATGCTTCGATGGGCGTACCGGGCCGCTCGAGGATCTTGCGCATGCGATAGGCACCGACAAGCTCGTCATCAGCCAAATGAGCGATGATTTCCGCGATGCTCCACTTGCCGGGCGCAGGGCGATGCATCAATGTTTTCCTTGGGATGCCGCGAATGAGGCCGGCGATCTTTTGCGCCGTGGCTCGCTGGACTTTGATTGGGTCCTGATCGCCCAAGTAGTTGCTTAGGCGCTTCAAATACTCCTGCGGAGTTTCCGGCATTCGTTTTCCCTTCACGGATCGAATTTCTTTGCCGCCTCTTCGAATTTAATGGACTGCGACCGCGTCCGTCTGGGCAAGTAGCTCGCCTTTCACACTTTCGCGCATGACCAAGCGCAGGCGGTACGTGCCGGGCGATGCGGGCAGAACCATGGAGGCTTTTATGCCCGTCTTCGACAGGTCCGCAAACGTATTGGCCTTGAGCGCGAGAGACATCTGCGCTTCCTTGCCTTCGACGAACGCGCCATTCGAATCAAATAGCGCGGCGACAAACACCATATCGCCCATCGTGCGATCCTGCTGCTGCACGACGGGAAGATTTTTGAGATCCACGTGGAATTCGGCGACGAGTTCCTGCGATCCGGAGGCAGCGCGCTGAAGCCTGTAGGTCACTGTAGCGGGAGCGGTAGCCACGTCAGCAGCGGCCTTGACCTGCTGATCGATGATTTCCTGCGTTGTCGGCGCGGCAGGAATTGGTTTTTCTCTTTTC
This region of Candidatus Acidiferrales bacterium genomic DNA includes:
- a CDS encoding alpha-amylase/4-alpha-glucanotransferase domain-containing protein encodes the protein MSRFSVVLLIHAHQPVGNFDDVIERAYQSSYLPFVQLLSQHPLIRVGLHFSGGLLEWIEAKHPEYFADLNKLVARGQVEMIGGGFYEPILIAVPAEDAREQLERLAAYLAQHFGKRPRGAWLAERVWEPQLPSLLASAGVKYTLVDDNHFLSAGFDPGQLFGSFIAEDQGHSVQLIPGLKALRYLIPYRDPEEVIGFFRQAASERPGGFAAMGDDMEKFGVWPGTHDHCYKNGWLVRFFNALEANHDWLATVPPGEALSAHEPIGRADLPTCSYAEMMEWALPTSARLRYQAVEREFASRPDVSAFLRGGFWRGFLTKYAEANLMQKKVILASRKLKQAEAKLGAAAKSSIQLQDAKTDLLRAQANDAYWHGVFGGLYAPHLRTAVWQPLVRSETFADAAARPSGDFAELEHFDLDCDGRDEFYITTNRAAVLISPADGATVEAIDFRPRGVTLINSMMRRPEAYHTRLAQASAASGRVESIHDQVRVKEPGLEKKLKYDRWPRHSFRTMLFPPQRSQEDYENLRLGEDAGLAGGAYHVKAATAAKLALEAATSDGQWKAEKSFSFSATPEGFSIACDLALRYAGKMPVTMDVGIESVLNLLAADEPNRYIAAANRRYPLRHSGVVPGPQLCFVDEWQKVEVQLLAEGASAFWLAPIETISDSEEGFERVFQGTQALAVWPVEFQPGALWRGRLVLTVSPRR
- a CDS encoding phenylalanine--tRNA ligase beta subunit-related protein, with amino-acid sequence MTDIEIQIPAVKLGIVEADGAAVSPAGPELVREIGAVCESLRRKFTLESLAESESVVAVRAMFRRWGVDASKYRPSAEALLRRVVQGKGLYNVSNIVDLSNLGSIETGWPYSVYNRIAIQPPVCLRLGANGETYEGIGRRVWHLAGRPVLADAVGPFGSPISDSTRTQVIEGVSEMLTVIYAPATASDAAISEAVAKQAQRLKLYAGARETRSGRAG
- a CDS encoding DUF309 domain-containing protein — translated: MPGIFTISRAIEFEKFQRGIALFNSGEFFQAHEAWEEIWLVSAEPEKTFLQGLIQLAAAFHHCHRGNFTGMKSLLEAGLAKLETFPAACQGICLAALRRDARNWSASLQRGEKKTRRGFPQIQLARETKRAGRHSRKSTSGAERRGR
- a CDS encoding cupredoxin domain-containing protein translates to MSILSRLFLCAAAVGIFAAGAVSNEQQPAPAQAPNVQVIDMTARKYKYTPSTIHVKRGMKVQLRIKALDHIHGFKINVYPDGAEAKGAPGLEFSDPEDCYRLPKGQVTTIEFVAHTAGSYSFKCCVFCGLGHMGMKGELIVDD
- a CDS encoding Rrf2 family transcriptional regulator, translated to MRISAKGEYAAKAVLYLSLKRPKVVTIHEIAENHDIPLKYLEQILLILKRAQLLESHRGVHGGYTLARRPEEISIGEVLRAVDGKFSRSSCLKIDLQNHHSCPEVNSCGLKQVWQDVHSAVEKILFETTFDELRKRTLGGVAREGEYVAFEI
- a CDS encoding methyltransferase domain-containing protein — encoded protein: MPRPKDLLRLNLGCGLQVADEWVNVDGSWNARLARYPALRRLLSSLHIIARDKSEIPWDSKIFIHDIRKPLPFPDDSVSAVYASHVLEHLYVEEGRSLIRESFRVLASSGILRVVVPDLNAIVREYLGERPFGQLSDDLASLNPADRLNQRLLMRWPTPGKNGLLYRIYSSWQDFHSHKWMYDTDSLVALFQTEGFVEVQSKDCHNSRIDDIGKVENPSRILNGGGICVEGVKPPSQPVA
- a CDS encoding DUF393 domain-containing protein, yielding MQSNLRSVSTVPESGWILYDGDCGFCYWWVHVWEKTIAKRGFALKDLQSAAADGTLKISDEKLLDDIRVQTRDGHVESGADAYLYVTRRIWWAWPFYAIFSLPGFHWVLWRGYRWFNRNRYRFSRQCPLPPTAQK
- a CDS encoding DinB family protein, whose product is MPETPQEYLKRLSNYLGDQDPIKVQRATAQKIAGLIRGIPRKTLMHRPAPGKWSIAEIIAHLADDELVGAYRMRKILERPGTPIEAFDQDKWAETGKYARRDAKKSLELFCTIREANLGLLKHLDSAQWDLYGVHSERGEEGIRTIARHFACHDINHMKQIEAILAKGGGRAKRRA